The proteins below are encoded in one region of Halorhodospira halochloris:
- the rplV gene encoding 50S ribosomal protein L22 — protein sequence METRAKLRFSRISPQKARLVADQVRGKPVEEALRLLEHSPKKGAHIIRKVLESAVANAEHNDAADIDELRISRIFVDEGPAMKRIQPRAKGRATRILKRTSHITVAVKED from the coding sequence ATGGAAACTCGAGCAAAATTGCGATTCTCGCGCATATCGCCACAGAAGGCGCGCTTGGTCGCTGATCAGGTGCGCGGCAAGCCGGTAGAAGAGGCTTTACGGTTATTGGAGCATAGCCCAAAAAAGGGTGCTCATATTATCCGTAAGGTTCTTGAATCAGCGGTAGCGAATGCCGAGCATAACGACGCGGCGGATATTGATGAGCTGCGCATATCGCGGATCTTCGTTGACGAAGGTCCGGCTATGAAGCGAATTCAACCGCGTGCGAAAGGGCGGGCGACAAGAATCCTCAAGCGGACAAGTCATATTACAGTGGCTGTCAAAGAGGACTGA
- the rpsS gene encoding 30S ribosomal protein S19, with protein sequence MPRSTKKGPFIDYHLLKKVEEANASNSKRPIKTWSRRSVVMPDMVGLTIAIHNGRQHVPVLINENMVGHKLGEFAVTRTYRGHAADKKSKR encoded by the coding sequence GTGCCACGCTCGACAAAAAAAGGGCCTTTTATTGACTACCATCTTTTGAAGAAGGTGGAAGAGGCTAATGCAAGTAACAGTAAGCGGCCGATCAAGACGTGGTCACGCCGCTCGGTAGTTATGCCGGACATGGTTGGCTTGACTATCGCCATACATAACGGCCGTCAGCATGTGCCGGTTCTGATCAACGAGAACATGGTTGGGCATAAACTCGGCGAATTCGCAGTGACACGCACCTATCGTGGCCACGCAGCCGACAAGAAGTCCAAGCGGTAA
- the rplB gene encoding 50S ribosomal protein L2 — MGLMKSRPTSPGRRFLVRPKDHRLHTGDPYAPLVVKKTKNGGRNNSGRITTRHRGGGHKQRYRLIDFKRDKEGVPGVVERLEYDPNRSAHIALVLYKDGERRYIIAPRGVDAGAKIVSSREAPIRPGNSLPMRNIPVGTQIHCVELKPGKGAQLARSAGSSVQLVAREGSMVTLRLRSGETRRVPIDCKATIGEVSNNEHSLRNLGKAGAKRYKGIRPTVRGVAMNPVDHPHGGGEGRTSGGRHPVTPWGMPTKGFKTRKNKRTDKYIVRRRKR, encoded by the coding sequence ATGGGATTAATGAAGAGTAGACCGACATCGCCTGGCCGGCGTTTTCTAGTTCGTCCAAAGGATCATAGGCTTCACACAGGTGATCCCTATGCCCCTCTTGTGGTCAAAAAGACTAAGAATGGTGGGCGCAACAACTCTGGGCGGATTACAACGCGGCATCGTGGCGGCGGACACAAGCAACGGTATCGCCTTATCGATTTCAAAAGGGACAAGGAAGGCGTACCTGGGGTGGTCGAGCGCTTAGAATACGATCCTAACCGGTCAGCGCATATTGCATTAGTGCTTTATAAAGATGGCGAGAGACGTTATATTATTGCACCTCGCGGGGTTGATGCTGGGGCAAAGATAGTCTCTAGCAGGGAAGCGCCAATTCGTCCTGGAAACTCCTTGCCGATGCGCAATATTCCTGTCGGCACACAGATCCACTGCGTTGAGTTGAAGCCTGGAAAAGGTGCCCAGCTGGCGCGGTCGGCAGGTTCAAGCGTGCAACTTGTCGCGCGCGAGGGGAGTATGGTTACTCTGCGCCTGCGCTCAGGTGAGACAAGAAGAGTACCAATCGACTGTAAGGCTACGATTGGTGAAGTTAGCAACAACGAGCATAGTTTGCGCAATCTCGGTAAAGCAGGTGCTAAGCGATATAAAGGTATCAGGCCAACAGTACGCGGTGTTGCAATGAACCCCGTGGACCACCCTCACGGTGGTGGTGAAGGTCGGACCTCAGGGGGACGTCACCCAGTAACGCCATGGGGCATGCCCACAAAGGGTTTCAAAACACGTAAAAACAAACGCACCGATAAATACATAGTGCGCAGACGCAAGCGTTAA
- the rplW gene encoding 50S ribosomal protein L23, with protein MNEERLYTILEGPHISEKSTVIADSAGQVVFRVAIDANKSEIKRAVEKLFEVRVVDVRTARAKGKLKRFGRVNGRRRDWKKAYVTLAEGQDIDFLGAE; from the coding sequence ATGAATGAAGAGCGCTTGTATACCATACTCGAAGGACCGCATATATCCGAGAAAAGCACCGTCATTGCTGACTCCGCAGGACAGGTTGTATTTCGGGTCGCGATAGATGCTAACAAAAGTGAAATAAAAAGGGCTGTCGAAAAGCTCTTTGAGGTCCGTGTCGTTGACGTGCGCACCGCCCGAGCGAAGGGTAAGCTCAAACGTTTCGGGAGAGTTAACGGACGCAGGCGTGATTGGAAAAAGGCTTACGTTACCCTCGCCGAGGGGCAAGATATTGATTTCCTCGGTGCAGAGTAA
- the rplD gene encoding 50S ribosomal protein L4: protein MELNLKKQNGEAAGVVEVSAKAYGEPFRETLIHQAVTAYMAGGRAGTKSQKTRSEVSGGGKKPWRQKGTGNARAGTSRSPIWRGGGVTFAGKPRNHAQKLNRKMYRTAMRSIVSELVRQDRLTAVETFEVDSPKTKQLKQRLEVFGLSNVLIVTEQPDQNLYFAARNMPGVGVIAAEKIDPVSLVSAEHVLITAEALRRVEGWLS, encoded by the coding sequence ATGGAGCTCAATCTCAAAAAACAAAACGGTGAAGCGGCTGGTGTAGTAGAAGTATCAGCCAAGGCCTACGGTGAGCCGTTTCGTGAGACTTTGATACATCAGGCTGTTACTGCCTATATGGCTGGCGGGAGAGCTGGGACGAAGAGCCAAAAGACCCGCTCAGAGGTCAGTGGAGGCGGGAAAAAGCCCTGGCGGCAGAAAGGCACCGGTAATGCCCGGGCTGGAACATCGCGCAGCCCTATTTGGCGTGGTGGAGGAGTAACTTTTGCGGGCAAGCCTAGGAATCACGCGCAAAAGCTCAACCGCAAAATGTACAGAACCGCTATGCGATCCATTGTATCCGAGCTGGTGCGTCAAGATAGGCTGACGGCCGTAGAAACTTTTGAGGTCGATAGCCCCAAAACTAAGCAGCTCAAACAGCGCCTCGAAGTGTTCGGACTGTCAAATGTCCTGATTGTAACTGAACAGCCAGATCAAAATCTGTATTTTGCCGCGCGCAACATGCCGGGTGTAGGTGTTATCGCTGCCGAGAAGATTGATCCGGTGAGTCTGGTAAGCGCCGAGCATGTTTTGATTACGGCTGAAGCTCTGCGGCGTGTTGAAGGGTGGCTGTCATGA
- the rplC gene encoding 50S ribosomal protein L3 has product MAIGIVGRKRGMTRVFTEDGQSIPVTVIEAEPNRVTRVKTDEVDGYRAVQVTAGKRKPQRVNKPEAGNFASAGVEAGRGLWEFKLDQRSPDEGDGAYEAGTQVTVESFEVGQSVDVVGTSKGRGFAGTVRRHNFRAQRNSHGNSKSHRVPGSIGQCQSPGRVFKGKKMSGQMGNKRATVQNLEIVRVDSQRNLLLIRGAVPGAVGGDLLVRPARKAK; this is encoded by the coding sequence ATGGCTATCGGAATCGTCGGTCGCAAGCGCGGCATGACAAGGGTGTTTACCGAAGACGGACAGTCAATCCCGGTAACCGTAATTGAAGCAGAGCCGAACAGAGTTACTCGGGTTAAGACCGATGAGGTAGACGGTTATCGAGCCGTGCAGGTAACTGCTGGAAAGCGTAAGCCGCAGCGCGTTAACAAGCCCGAGGCGGGCAATTTTGCGAGCGCCGGTGTTGAGGCGGGCCGTGGATTGTGGGAATTTAAGCTCGACCAAAGATCCCCAGATGAGGGTGATGGCGCTTATGAAGCTGGGACTCAGGTAACTGTCGAGAGCTTTGAGGTCGGGCAGTCAGTGGATGTTGTAGGAACCAGCAAGGGGCGCGGTTTTGCGGGTACAGTGCGACGCCATAACTTCCGTGCGCAGCGCAATAGCCACGGCAATTCAAAGTCACACCGAGTTCCTGGTTCCATTGGTCAATGCCAAAGCCCAGGGCGTGTCTTTAAGGGTAAGAAAATGTCTGGGCAAATGGGCAATAAGCGAGCAACCGTACAAAATCTCGAGATTGTCCGTGTAGATAGTCAGCGGAACCTGCTCTTGATACGCGGCGCGGTCCCAGGTGCAGTCGGCGGTGACTTGCTAGTTCGTCCCGCACGTAAGGCGAAATAG
- the rpsJ gene encoding 30S ribosomal protein S10: MVTSAATSTSNQRIRIRLKAFDHRLIDQSAREIVDTAKRTGAHVRGPIPLPVKKEKFTVLTSPHVNKDARDQYEIRTHKRLMDIVDPTDKTVDALMKLDLAAGVDVQIRLY, translated from the coding sequence ATGGTGACCTCAGCAGCTACATCAACAAGTAATCAGCGTATCAGGATCAGGTTAAAGGCCTTCGATCACCGCCTGATAGATCAGTCGGCTAGGGAAATTGTCGACACGGCCAAGCGTACTGGTGCGCATGTGCGCGGTCCCATCCCTCTGCCGGTGAAGAAGGAAAAATTCACTGTTCTGACTTCACCTCACGTAAACAAGGATGCTCGAGATCAATACGAGATCCGCACACACAAGCGCCTGATGGATATAGTTGACCCGACCGATAAGACCGTAGATGCCTTGATGAAGTTGGATCTTGCGGCTGGTGTAGATGTCCAGATCAGGCTCTACTAA
- the tuf gene encoding elongation factor Tu, with protein sequence MSKEKFERKKPHVNVGTIGHVDHGKTTLTAAMTKVLSDSYGGEARAFDQIDNAPEERARGITIATAHVEYESNSRHYAHVDCPGHADYVKNMITGAAQMDGAVLVVSAADGPMPQTREHILLARQVGVPAIVVYLNKADMVDDAELLELVEMEVRELLSDYDFDGDGIPVITGSALKALEGDDSEMGMPSIVRLVEAMDEAIPQPDRPVDQPFLMPIEDVFSISGRGTVVTGRVERGVIKVGEEVEIVGLTETRKTTCTGVEMFRKLLDQGEAGDNIGALLRGIKRDDVERGQVLCQPKSITPHTHFEAEVYVLSKDEGGRHTPFFQGYRPQFYFRTTDVTGTVELPEGTEMVMPGDNVKITVQLIAPIAMEDGLRFAIREGGRTVGAGVVSKIIE encoded by the coding sequence GTGTCCAAAGAAAAATTTGAACGTAAGAAACCCCACGTAAACGTGGGCACGATAGGTCACGTGGACCATGGTAAGACCACGTTGACGGCTGCGATGACGAAGGTGCTCTCGGATTCTTACGGAGGCGAGGCGCGTGCATTTGATCAGATAGACAATGCGCCGGAGGAGCGTGCCCGCGGTATAACGATAGCGACAGCGCACGTTGAGTATGAGTCGAACAGTCGGCACTACGCGCATGTTGACTGTCCGGGTCACGCGGACTATGTCAAGAACATGATCACTGGAGCTGCGCAGATGGATGGTGCGGTGCTGGTGGTTTCGGCGGCAGATGGGCCGATGCCGCAGACGCGCGAGCACATTCTTCTGGCTCGTCAGGTAGGAGTGCCTGCGATTGTTGTCTACCTGAATAAGGCTGACATGGTCGATGATGCGGAGCTGCTAGAGCTAGTAGAGATGGAGGTTCGCGAGCTGCTCAGCGACTACGATTTTGATGGTGATGGTATACCGGTAATCACCGGTTCGGCGCTTAAGGCGCTGGAGGGTGATGACTCGGAGATGGGTATGCCGTCGATTGTGCGCTTGGTAGAGGCGATGGATGAGGCGATTCCGCAGCCTGATCGGCCGGTTGATCAGCCGTTTTTGATGCCGATAGAGGACGTATTCTCGATTTCGGGTCGTGGTACGGTGGTGACTGGGCGCGTCGAGCGCGGGGTAATCAAGGTAGGTGAAGAGGTAGAGATTGTCGGGTTGACTGAGACCCGCAAGACGACCTGCACCGGCGTCGAGATGTTCCGCAAGCTGCTAGATCAGGGCGAGGCGGGGGACAACATCGGTGCTCTGCTGCGTGGTATCAAGCGCGATGATGTCGAGCGTGGTCAGGTGTTGTGTCAGCCGAAGTCGATCACCCCGCATACTCACTTTGAGGCGGAGGTTTATGTTCTGTCCAAAGACGAGGGTGGTCGCCATACGCCGTTCTTCCAGGGATATCGGCCGCAGTTTTATTTCCGTACGACGGATGTAACCGGCACGGTGGAGTTGCCGGAAGGTACGGAGATGGTAATGCCCGGTGACAACGTAAAGATCACCGTGCAGTTGATTGCGCCGATCGCGATGGAAGATGGTCTTCGTTTTGCTATCCGTGAGGGCGGCCGCACCGTAGGTGCAGGCGTCGTCTCTAAGATCATCGAGTGA